The genomic window GACGAGGCGACCAGCGCGCTGGACCCAGAGAGCGAGGCGCTGCTGAGCGCCAATTTGCTTCGTATCGCACGCGGGCGGACGATGGTGATCGTCTCGCATCGCCTGTCGTCGTTGATCGACTGTGATCAGATCCTCGTCCTGGAAAGGGGTAGGGTGGTTGACATCGGGCCGCACCGCTTGCTCCTCGAACGCTGCGCCATCTACCGCCAGCTTTGGATGCAGCAGAATCGCCATCTCACCAGCGGCCATCTCGCTAACCACCACACTAGCGAAGGGCACCATCATGCCGCGCTTGCCCACGCGCTCATCCGGCGCAACTCGTGATCCCGCGCCGACACTCGCTCCCCGCATTGATGCTGGTGGAGCTTTGGATTTGCCGTTCGCCTCACAACATTTCGGCACGCAGGGTCGCGAACGTCCAATCCGATCCACGCGTGTCACGAGAGGATCGGAGGATCCGACGCTTCCGGCGCTGCTGGAATTCCAATCGCCGACCACTGCCATCATCGCCGCCCCTGTCCCTCGCGCGGCGCGCCGCACGATCTGGATGATTGGCAGTATGTTCGCCGCGTGCGTCGCGGCGATGTGGCTGATCCCGATCGACAGGGTCGTGACCGCGCAGGGAAAGGTCGTCTCCCAAGCGCCGATGTTGGTCGTGCAACCACTGGAAAGTTCGATCATCCGCTCGATCGATGTGACCGAGGGGCAAAGCGTTCACGCAGGCGACTTGCTCGCTCGGCTTGATCCGACCTTCACCAGCGCCGATGTCGGCGCGCTGCAAGCCCAAGTCTCCAGCCTGCAAGCCGAGGCGGCGCGCATGCAGGCGGAGGTGGAGCAGCGGCCCTTCCAATATTCGGGCGCTGATCCGCCGATGTTGCTGCAGGCTGGTATCTACGCGCAGCGTGAGGCGGAGCGGACATCCAAGCTCGAATTCTATCGTCAGAAGATCGATGCCCTCGCGTCCACAGTGGCGCGGTCGGCCGCGGATGCAACAGCCTTCCGCGATCGGCTGGCCGTCGCGCAAACAGTGGAAACCATGCGCAAGAAATTGGAGGCCCTGCAAGTCGGCAGTCAGCTCAATGCGTTGATCTCAACCGACAGCCGGATCGAGATCGAGCGCAGTCTGTCCACTGCCACCAACACAGGTGAGAGCGCCAAGGCCGAACTCGCCGCCATGAACGCCGAACGTGACGCCTACGTTCAGAATTGGCGCAGCCAGATCGCCCAGTCGCTGTCGGAAGTCTCGCGAAAGCTGAGCGATGCGCGGGAATCGTTGAACAAGGCGCTGTTGCGACGGCAATTGATCGAGCTGCGCGCTGAACGCGACGCCACGGTGCTGACCGTTGCCAAGCTTTCGGAGGGCTCCGTGGTGCAAACGGGCGAGCAACTGATCACGCTGATGCCCATCGATGCCCCGCTCGAGATCGAAGCGAACATTGCCGGGCGTGACAACGGCTTCGTCCACGTCGGCGCCCCGGTGGCGATCAAGTTCGACACGCTTCCCTCGACACAGTACGGATTGGCGTATGGAACGGTTCGCACCGTCAGCGCCGACAGCTTTACCGCGCAGGACAGCACGAAAGCCCGCTCCGGCTCGGTTCCTGTGAACCCCGCCAACACCGAGCCCTTCTACCGTTCGCGTATCACCCTCGACCACTTGATGCTGCACGACTTGCCGGCCGGCTTTCACATGATGCCCGGCATGCCGGTTGCCGCCGACATCAAGGTCGGCAAACGCACTGTCATGGCTTACCTCCTTGGCCGAATTCTACCGGTGATGTCGGAGGGGATGCGCGAGCCATGAAACGCATCGACGGACGCATCGAGCGACGCACCGGCGAAGAGACCACGAGCCGAA from Nitrobacteraceae bacterium AZCC 1564 includes these protein-coding regions:
- a CDS encoding hemolysin D (product_source=KO:K11003; cath_funfam=1.10.287.370,2.40.50.100; cog=COG0845; ko=KO:K11003; pfam=PF13437,PF13533; superfamily=46966,51230; tigrfam=TIGR01843; transmembrane_helix_parts=Inside_1_86,TMhelix_87_106,Outside_107_506) produces the protein MPRLPTRSSGATRDPAPTLAPRIDAGGALDLPFASQHFGTQGRERPIRSTRVTRGSEDPTLPALLEFQSPTTAIIAAPVPRAARRTIWMIGSMFAACVAAMWLIPIDRVVTAQGKVVSQAPMLVVQPLESSIIRSIDVTEGQSVHAGDLLARLDPTFTSADVGALQAQVSSLQAEAARMQAEVEQRPFQYSGADPPMLLQAGIYAQREAERTSKLEFYRQKIDALASTVARSAADATAFRDRLAVAQTVETMRKKLEALQVGSQLNALISTDSRIEIERSLSTATNTGESAKAELAAMNAERDAYVQNWRSQIAQSLSEVSRKLSDARESLNKALLRRQLIELRAERDATVLTVAKLSEGSVVQTGEQLITLMPIDAPLEIEANIAGRDNGFVHVGAPVAIKFDTLPSTQYGLAYGTVRTVSADSFTAQDSTKARSGSVPVNPANTEPFYRSRITLDHLMLHDLPAGFHMMPGMPVAADIKVGKRTVMAYLLGRILPVMSEGMREP